A single uncultured Acetobacterium sp. DNA region contains:
- a CDS encoding single-stranded DNA-binding protein yields MNKVILVGRLTRDPEVKNTTTGKAVATFTLAVDRRFKNKDGQKEADFVPIVVWGKQAEFAGQYLSKGSQIGVSGRLQVRSYDAQDGQRRYVTEVVADEINFLSSSRKDSTAGFQQTSAPRSDNNNNMSVMGLDEDFHLMADDDDIPF; encoded by the coding sequence GTGAATAAAGTAATTTTAGTAGGAAGACTAACCCGAGATCCTGAGGTAAAAAACACAACAACAGGCAAGGCTGTAGCTACGTTTACCTTAGCTGTGGATCGTCGTTTTAAAAATAAAGATGGTCAAAAAGAAGCCGATTTTGTGCCGATTGTAGTGTGGGGAAAACAGGCAGAATTTGCAGGTCAATATCTGTCAAAGGGTAGCCAAATTGGTGTATCAGGACGACTACAAGTAAGAAGTTACGACGCACAGGATGGCCAACGACGTTATGTGACGGAAGTTGTTGCAGACGAAATTAATTTTCTGTCTTCCAGCCGGAAAGATTCCACAGCCGGATTCCAACAAACTTCAGCGCCACGATCAGATAACAACAATAATATGTCAGTAATGGGTCTGGATGAAGATTTTCATTTAATGGCCGACGATGACGATATACCTTTTTAA
- the rpsR gene encoding 30S ribosomal protein S18, protein MPKPFKKRRKVCEFCERKVENVDYKDVITLKKFVSERGKILPRRATGTCAKHQRKVTEAIKRARNVALLPYSSNN, encoded by the coding sequence ATGCCAAAACCATTTAAAAAGAGAAGAAAAGTTTGTGAGTTCTGCGAACGAAAAGTTGAAAATGTTGATTATAAAGATGTGATCACACTGAAGAAATTCGTTTCCGAACGTGGAAAAATTTTACCAAGACGAGCCACCGGCACCTGTGCTAAACATCAGAGAAAGGTAACAGAAGCAATTAAACGTGCGCGAAATGTTGCCCTTTTACCATATAGCTCAAATAACTAA
- a CDS encoding DUF2232 domain-containing protein, protein MKTRGITEGAMFCALGVILTLVCNYIPFLTILVFFIPIPMVVLGKRQGLKVSILSSVAATVLIGLFMGPIAAITFGALLLLVGCSLGYAYNKNLSPVRKVIIGVAGFAVLMVAVVAVYEFVMGISFTAMIFESLEISTKEVLSFYESANIMDATQLTTAKDAMTANIQMMKLALPSAFLLLPMMFGMVNVLISDFILKRIGYEVKSFKPLGQWEMPASLKYFLMILLFGDFIVSIFQVTAIPQIYIITVMNFVNIIFYIMGLSLIFNYMEYKEVKNKGLKVLVVFLSLIIISIITLVGVADTYIGIRRIFRRESQIK, encoded by the coding sequence ATGAAAACACGTGGAATAACAGAAGGTGCCATGTTTTGCGCACTGGGGGTAATTCTTACTTTAGTCTGCAATTATATACCGTTTTTAACGATTCTGGTATTTTTTATACCAATACCGATGGTGGTACTGGGAAAACGGCAAGGTTTGAAAGTCAGCATTCTTTCCAGTGTGGCGGCTACCGTTCTGATTGGTCTGTTTATGGGACCGATCGCGGCCATCACTTTTGGCGCCCTGCTGCTCCTGGTCGGGTGCAGTCTGGGATATGCCTATAATAAAAATTTGTCGCCGGTTAGAAAAGTCATTATCGGGGTTGCTGGATTTGCGGTGCTGATGGTTGCAGTAGTGGCTGTCTACGAATTTGTGATGGGGATCAGCTTTACCGCAATGATTTTCGAGTCATTGGAAATAAGTACCAAGGAAGTCCTGAGCTTTTACGAATCCGCCAACATAATGGATGCCACCCAATTAACGACAGCTAAAGACGCCATGACAGCTAATATTCAAATGATGAAGTTGGCTTTACCCAGTGCTTTTTTACTGTTACCGATGATGTTTGGCATGGTCAATGTCCTGATTTCAGATTTTATTTTAAAACGAATTGGGTATGAGGTAAAAAGCTTTAAACCCTTAGGACAATGGGAAATGCCAGCGTCCTTAAAGTATTTTTTAATGATTCTTTTATTCGGCGATTTTATTGTCAGCATCTTTCAAGTGACCGCTATCCCACAAATTTACATCATAACCGTCATGAATTTTGTCAATATCATTTTCTATATTATGGGACTTTCGCTGATTTTTAACTATATGGAATACAAGGAAGTTAAAAATAAAGGCTTAAAGGTGTTAGTTGTTTTTCTGAGTTTGATCATCATTTCAATCATAACTCTTGTCGGTGTAGCTGATACGTACATCGGAATTCGTCGAATTTTTCGAAGGGAGTCCCAGATAAAATGA
- the rplI gene encoding 50S ribosomal protein L9: MKVVLLENVKSVGNKGEIVEVKDGYGRNFLIKTGKGVIGNKENIAMAEQTKADEAKKTEAERQAAVELAKTIDETEIIITERAGEDGKLFGSVTSKDITEALEKQKGIKVDKRKVELEMPIRNIGRAEVKIKTYQGVIGKLTVIIKGEA; the protein is encoded by the coding sequence ATGAAAGTAGTTTTATTAGAGAATGTAAAAAGTGTTGGAAATAAAGGTGAAATTGTCGAAGTGAAGGACGGTTATGGCCGTAACTTCTTGATCAAAACCGGTAAGGGCGTCATTGGCAATAAAGAAAACATTGCTATGGCCGAACAAACCAAGGCTGACGAAGCCAAGAAAACCGAAGCAGAACGACAGGCAGCGGTGGAACTGGCAAAAACAATCGATGAAACCGAAATTATCATTACCGAACGTGCCGGAGAAGATGGCAAGCTGTTCGGTTCGGTTACCAGTAAAGATATTACCGAAGCATTGGAAAAACAAAAAGGCATCAAAGTTGATAAACGCAAGGTTGAACTGGAAATGCCAATTCGCAATATCGGTCGCGCTGAAGTTAAAATCAAAACCTATCAGGGCGTGATCGGGAAGCTGACCGTTATCATCAAAGGCGAAGCTTAG
- the rpsF gene encoding 30S ribosomal protein S6, with protein sequence MRKYETLFVLKPDLEKEVIEESVAKVKAVIEAAGEIEKVDEWGKRKLAYEIDKKYQEGFYVLIDFKADNSVLDALDHLYKINEQFIRSIVIKKEK encoded by the coding sequence ATGAGAAAGTATGAAACATTATTTGTTTTAAAACCGGATCTTGAAAAAGAAGTAATTGAAGAATCAGTTGCTAAAGTAAAGGCCGTGATTGAAGCAGCCGGAGAAATTGAAAAAGTCGACGAATGGGGCAAAAGAAAATTAGCCTACGAAATCGATAAAAAGTATCAAGAAGGCTTCTATGTATTAATAGACTTCAAAGCTGACAATTCAGTACTTGATGCATTGGATCATTTATACAAAATTAACGAACAGTTTATTCGAAGCATCGTTATTAAAAAAGAGAAATAG
- a CDS encoding DHH family phosphoesterase — protein sequence MKESKKEIVRIAIAAQLVVSVVLGFYNIFLGIAGVLVFIILVVFYTKNTTIDEIKIDKAIDEIYSDLDKINQERMYEMPIAMAIVDNEGIIYWYNQAFGKAFKKDKEGLFKKNITEELDFNLNEAVKADEFTFHHEEQDYGVVTNAFSDSVHSFELLHFFDITEQSKQRQLYRKNSPLFCYIVIDNYDDIIEQIPSHKRSAILGKVDLKLNEWAKQIGSVIIEYESDRYLMIFERGKICALQKENFKILDEVREIENDEKVPITLSIGIGISESILGIIESQELSHSALDIALARGGDQAVVRQDEKMSFYGGKTEATEKRTKVKARVKAYGLKELIKESDHVLLMGHQNPDMDCLGSAVGLLGAIKSLGKEGKIVIREINYSIKSLFEYLLENEAYQDAFITPKEAENYATKNTLLIILDTQTVNYLEMPDLVDQIPKIVVIDHHRRSGKAIKDTLLTYTEAYASSTCELVTELLQYFDEKNQLNVIEANALMAGMCMDTKMFTLKTGVRTFEAASYLRRKGADTLISKILLQDDLNTYTAKSDAVKNAKIYYDNIAISTFENNTDYGKVIAAQAADELLNIKGIVASFIILKNDEGLAISARSMGEVNVQVILEKLGGGGHLAIAGAQFPGEKNLETGKELLLTAINKYKKENES from the coding sequence ATGAAAGAATCCAAGAAAGAAATTGTTCGGATCGCCATCGCAGCCCAGCTGGTGGTATCTGTGGTTCTGGGCTTTTATAATATCTTCCTGGGGATTGCCGGAGTTTTGGTCTTTATCATACTGGTTGTTTTTTATACCAAAAATACCACCATCGATGAGATCAAAATCGATAAAGCCATCGATGAAATATACAGCGATCTGGATAAGATTAATCAGGAGCGGATGTATGAAATGCCCATTGCCATGGCCATTGTTGACAATGAAGGGATTATTTACTGGTATAATCAGGCCTTTGGAAAAGCGTTTAAAAAAGACAAAGAAGGTTTGTTTAAGAAGAATATCACTGAAGAACTGGACTTTAACCTGAACGAGGCCGTTAAGGCTGATGAATTTACCTTTCATCATGAGGAACAGGACTATGGCGTGGTCACCAATGCCTTTTCTGACAGCGTCCACAGTTTTGAACTCCTGCATTTCTTTGATATTACCGAACAAAGCAAGCAACGACAGCTCTACCGCAAAAACTCGCCGCTGTTTTGTTACATTGTTATTGACAACTATGACGATATCATCGAACAGATTCCCAGTCACAAACGCTCAGCTATTTTGGGTAAGGTGGACCTTAAACTTAATGAATGGGCTAAACAGATTGGCAGTGTTATTATCGAGTACGAAAGTGATCGTTACTTAATGATTTTTGAGCGGGGAAAAATCTGTGCCTTGCAAAAAGAAAACTTCAAAATTCTGGATGAAGTCCGGGAAATTGAAAATGACGAAAAGGTTCCCATCACGCTGAGTATCGGGATTGGGATCTCAGAGAGTATTTTGGGGATTATTGAATCCCAGGAATTATCCCATTCCGCCCTGGACATTGCGCTGGCTCGGGGAGGGGACCAGGCAGTGGTGCGTCAGGATGAAAAAATGTCATTCTACGGCGGTAAAACTGAAGCCACTGAAAAAAGAACCAAGGTCAAGGCGCGGGTTAAAGCCTATGGTCTGAAAGAACTGATTAAAGAGTCCGATCACGTCCTGCTGATGGGACATCAAAACCCGGATATGGATTGTCTGGGCTCAGCCGTGGGTTTATTGGGAGCGATAAAATCACTGGGTAAAGAGGGGAAAATAGTCATTCGCGAGATCAACTATTCGATTAAATCGCTGTTTGAATATCTACTGGAGAATGAAGCCTATCAGGATGCCTTTATTACGCCTAAAGAAGCTGAAAATTATGCGACTAAAAATACCCTGCTGATTATTCTGGATACCCAAACCGTTAATTATCTGGAAATGCCAGACCTGGTCGATCAAATCCCCAAAATTGTGGTCATTGATCATCATCGACGTTCCGGTAAGGCCATTAAGGATACCCTGTTAACCTATACGGAAGCTTATGCCTCGTCCACCTGTGAACTGGTAACCGAGCTGCTGCAGTATTTTGATGAGAAAAATCAGCTCAATGTTATCGAGGCCAATGCCCTAATGGCGGGGATGTGCATGGATACCAAGATGTTTACCCTTAAAACCGGAGTGCGAACCTTTGAAGCGGCCTCCTATTTAAGACGAAAAGGTGCCGATACACTGATCAGTAAAATTTTGCTGCAGGATGATCTAAACACCTATACGGCCAAATCCGATGCAGTGAAGAATGCCAAAATTTATTATGACAACATTGCCATTTCAACTTTTGAGAATAATACTGATTATGGTAAGGTGATTGCGGCCCAGGCGGCCGATGAACTCCTGAATATTAAAGGCATTGTGGCGTCATTTATCATTCTGAAAAATGACGAGGGGCTGGCGATTAGTGCCCGCTCCATGGGTGAAGTCAATGTTCAAGTGATCTTGGAAAAATTAGGCGGAGGTGGTCATTTGGCCATTGCTGGAGCTCAATTCCCGGGCGAAAAAAATCTCGAAACCGGGAAAGAATTATTACTCACCGCCATCAATAAATATAAAAAGGAGAATGAGTCATGA
- a CDS encoding FAD-dependent protein, with the protein MKYDVIIIGAGPGGIFAAMELAKKNSELKILMLEKGNSIEKRICPKRTTNKCVGCKPCNITTGFAGAGAYSDGKLSLSPDVGGELPEYIGYKTTVDLIKYVDDLYIEFGADKRVHGLDNPEKIRDIRTKAIQSNLKLIECPVRHMGTEVGYTIYQRIQNYLINDLGIEIKFRTPVQSLVVEDNTVVGVRTKDEILRADKVLVAVGRDGSEWFTSMCEEYNVETKVGKIDIGIRLETRNEVMQEINDALYEGKLVYYTPTFDDSVRTFCSNPGGVVSTEYYDNQLAVVNGHSYKSDALKTNNTNFALLVSKSFTEPFREAVAYGKHIASLGNMLTGNKIMVQRYGDFLRGRRTTEERLNRNNIRPTLIDAVPGDLCLVLPYRIMKDIDEMIQALDHISPGLASDETLLYGVEVKFYSNKVTVDKNFQSSIENLYVLGDGAGVTRGLMQASANGVFVARNLYND; encoded by the coding sequence ATGAAATATGATGTCATTATCATAGGTGCCGGACCCGGCGGTATTTTTGCCGCCATGGAATTGGCAAAAAAGAATAGCGAGTTAAAGATCTTAATGCTGGAAAAAGGGAACTCCATTGAAAAACGGATCTGTCCCAAACGAACCACCAATAAATGTGTCGGCTGCAAGCCCTGCAATATCACCACCGGCTTTGCCGGGGCCGGGGCCTATTCAGATGGCAAGCTGTCCCTCTCACCCGATGTCGGCGGCGAATTGCCCGAATACATCGGCTATAAAACCACGGTTGATTTGATCAAATATGTGGATGATCTCTATATTGAATTTGGCGCCGACAAACGGGTTCATGGACTGGATAATCCGGAAAAAATCCGGGATATCCGCACCAAAGCGATTCAAAGCAATTTAAAACTGATTGAATGTCCGGTGCGTCATATGGGCACTGAAGTGGGCTACACCATTTATCAGCGGATTCAGAACTATTTAATCAATGATTTAGGCATTGAGATTAAATTCCGCACCCCGGTGCAAAGCCTGGTAGTGGAAGACAATACCGTGGTCGGCGTCCGGACAAAAGACGAAATCTTACGAGCCGACAAGGTGCTGGTGGCAGTTGGTCGAGATGGCTCGGAGTGGTTTACCAGCATGTGCGAAGAGTACAATGTTGAAACCAAGGTTGGCAAAATCGATATCGGCATCCGGCTGGAAACCCGTAACGAGGTGATGCAGGAAATCAACGATGCCCTTTATGAGGGGAAACTGGTTTATTACACCCCAACCTTTGATGACAGCGTCCGAACCTTCTGTTCCAACCCCGGTGGCGTTGTTTCCACCGAATATTACGATAATCAACTGGCGGTAGTTAATGGCCACAGTTATAAATCCGATGCCTTAAAAACCAATAATACCAATTTTGCCTTACTGGTTTCCAAAAGTTTTACCGAACCCTTCCGGGAAGCGGTGGCGTATGGCAAGCACATCGCCAGTTTAGGAAACATGCTGACTGGCAATAAGATCATGGTTCAGCGGTACGGCGATTTTTTAAGAGGCCGACGTACTACCGAAGAACGACTTAACCGCAATAATATCCGACCAACGCTAATCGATGCCGTCCCCGGCGATCTCTGTTTAGTGCTACCCTACCGGATTATGAAAGATATCGATGAAATGATTCAGGCCTTAGATCATATCTCACCGGGTCTGGCCAGTGACGAAACCCTGCTTTATGGGGTCGAGGTCAAGTTTTATTCCAACAAGGTAACGGTCGATAAAAACTTCCAGTCCAGCATTGAAAATCTTTATGTGCTGGGTGACGGCGCCGGGGTAACTAGGGGACTGATGCAAGCTTCTGCCAACGGCGTGTTTGTAGCCAGAAACCTGTACAACGATTAG
- the rsmI gene encoding 16S rRNA (cytidine(1402)-2'-O)-methyltransferase: MSGKLYIVGTPIGNLDDMSIRGLRVLQAVDLIAAEDTRHSIKLLNHFEISKKMVAYHQHNEQQSSEGLIELLKQGQNIALISDAGMPLISDPGSVLVKNCVANDISLEVVPGPNAGLCGLVLSGLDTRSFLFLGFLGKENKAIKEGLKRIEASEFTIVLYESPHRLPKTLEILDQHGLGHRQMSISREITKRYEETRYGTIGEHLHYYQEHNPRGEYVLCIEGRTPDEGNTAAGLELETLSLEEHLAHYLNTGLPEKEAMKAVAKDRNISRRDVYNTVKR; encoded by the coding sequence ATGTCCGGAAAACTATATATCGTCGGCACCCCCATCGGCAATCTGGATGATATGAGCATCCGGGGATTAAGGGTTTTGCAGGCGGTCGATCTGATCGCTGCGGAGGACACCCGCCATTCCATTAAGCTGCTCAACCATTTTGAGATTTCCAAAAAGATGGTCGCCTATCATCAGCATAATGAACAGCAGTCCAGCGAGGGCCTGATTGAACTGCTGAAGCAGGGCCAGAATATCGCCCTGATCTCCGATGCCGGGATGCCGCTGATCTCCGATCCGGGATCAGTGCTGGTTAAAAATTGCGTGGCCAATGACATTAGCCTGGAAGTGGTGCCTGGCCCCAATGCCGGGCTTTGTGGTCTGGTGTTATCGGGACTGGATACCCGCTCGTTTTTGTTTCTGGGCTTCTTAGGTAAAGAAAACAAAGCGATTAAAGAAGGACTGAAACGGATTGAAGCGTCGGAGTTCACCATTGTCCTCTACGAATCACCCCACCGCTTACCAAAAACGCTGGAAATTCTTGATCAGCACGGCTTGGGTCATCGGCAGATGAGCATTTCTAGAGAAATAACCAAGCGCTACGAAGAAACCCGTTATGGCACCATCGGCGAACATCTTCACTATTATCAGGAGCATAACCCCCGGGGTGAATATGTGCTTTGTATTGAAGGTCGAACCCCGGATGAAGGTAACACTGCCGCCGGTCTGGAGCTGGAAACCCTCAGTCTGGAAGAACATCTGGCTCATTATCTGAATACCGGACTGCCGGAAAAAGAGGCCATGAAGGCCGTTGCCAAAGACCGGAACATTTCCCGCCGGGACGTCTATAACACAGTAAAACGATAA
- the dnaB gene encoding replicative DNA helicase, giving the protein MNPKVPPHNIEAEQSVLGAILMDESNIARAEELLSPNDFYRGAHKEIYEAMLDLHNERKPIDTVTLINALRNRGVLEKIGGIGYLSELIEMVPINRNYLEYCQIVHEKAVIRNLIHTATQILEDSYGQYDNIGDVIDRAEQEIFKVSQGRRTGDFQSIQETLATTLAQIEAIESKKGKLTGIETGFTELNHITSGLQPSDLIIVAARPSMGKTAFALNIAQNAAIKDNRSVAIFSLEMSKEQLVQRMLCAASLVDSNNVRTGNLSKEDWERMVVGYNTLYGASIFIDDTPGITVSEVRSKCRRLKTEKSLDLIVIDYLQLMSGGNRSENRQNEISEMSRGLKALAREMEAPVIALSQLSRAPDARTDHHPVMSDLRESGSIEQDADVIMLLYREFYYDKNPELKNLSEVIIAKQRNGPTGTVRLAWIPEYTKFNDLAVGYNEDDYGPDAFA; this is encoded by the coding sequence ATGAATCCCAAAGTTCCCCCACATAATATTGAAGCGGAGCAATCTGTTTTAGGCGCGATCCTGATGGATGAGTCAAACATTGCCCGGGCGGAAGAACTGTTATCACCCAATGATTTTTATCGGGGGGCTCATAAAGAAATTTATGAAGCGATGTTGGATCTTCATAATGAAAGAAAACCCATCGATACTGTAACGCTGATCAACGCCCTGAGAAATCGGGGCGTACTGGAAAAAATTGGGGGTATTGGCTATCTCAGTGAACTGATTGAAATGGTGCCAATCAACCGGAATTATCTGGAATACTGTCAAATTGTTCATGAGAAGGCGGTTATCCGCAATCTTATCCATACCGCCACCCAAATTCTGGAAGACAGCTATGGCCAGTATGATAACATTGGTGATGTGATTGATCGGGCGGAACAGGAAATTTTCAAGGTGTCTCAGGGACGCCGCACCGGAGATTTTCAAAGTATTCAGGAAACTCTGGCGACCACGCTGGCCCAAATTGAAGCCATTGAAAGCAAAAAAGGCAAGCTAACAGGGATCGAAACCGGTTTTACTGAGCTGAACCATATCACCTCGGGTTTACAGCCCTCAGACCTGATTATCGTGGCGGCCCGACCATCCATGGGTAAAACCGCCTTTGCTTTAAATATCGCCCAAAATGCGGCGATTAAGGACAATCGTTCGGTGGCCATCTTTAGTCTGGAAATGTCCAAGGAACAGCTGGTTCAGCGTATGCTCTGCGCCGCCTCGCTGGTGGACAGCAACAACGTCCGAACCGGTAACCTCAGCAAAGAAGACTGGGAGCGGATGGTGGTAGGTTACAACACCCTTTACGGCGCCAGTATTTTTATTGATGACACACCGGGGATTACCGTGTCGGAAGTGCGCTCTAAATGTCGGCGGTTAAAAACTGAAAAGTCGCTGGATCTGATTGTCATTGACTATTTGCAGCTGATGAGTGGCGGTAATCGCAGTGAAAACCGGCAGAATGAAATTTCGGAAATGTCCCGGGGGTTAAAAGCCCTGGCCAGAGAAATGGAAGCGCCAGTGATTGCTTTATCGCAGCTCAGCCGTGCCCCGGATGCCCGAACCGATCATCATCCGGTGATGTCGGATCTGCGTGAATCGGGTTCCATCGAGCAGGATGCCGATGTCATTATGCTGTTGTACCGGGAATTTTACTATGATAAAAATCCTGAATTAAAAAATCTCTCAGAGGTAATCATTGCCAAGCAACGTAACGGTCCAACCGGAACAGTGCGATTGGCATGGATTCCCGAATATACAAAATTCAACGATCTGGCGGTGGGGTATAATGAAGATGACTACGGCCCGGATGCGTTTGCATAA